In Deinococcus maricopensis DSM 21211, the sequence ATGGAGGTGCCCGACACGCCCGAACCCCACACGCCCGATCCGGCCCAGCAGCTCGGCCAGGCCATGCGCCGCCTGCACCGCATCATCTCCACCAACGTCCTCAGCACCATGCAGGACGAACTGCACGACAGCGACGTCGGCTTCACGCAGATGACCGCCATGCACCACCTGCGCGCCCACGCCCCCCTGAGCGTCACGCAGCTCGCCGAACGCACCCGCCTGAGCGTGCCCGCCACCAGCCACCTCGTCGAAAAGATGGTGCAGCGCGGCCACGCCGAACGCCGCGAGAACCCCGAGAACCGCCGCGAGAAACTCGTGGCCCTCACCCGCACCGGCGAGCACCTCGTCACGCGCATGGACGACGCCTTCATCGGCACCTACACCCGCGTGTTCGGCGCCGCGCACCCCGACACGCTGCAGCGCGCCACGGACGCCATCACGGCCCTCATTCACGAGGTCGTCCCCGACGCCCCCCTCTGCGCCCCCCAGGAGAACGCATGACCCACCCCGCCCCCGAGCGCATCAACTACGCCGAAACGCTCGACTTCCCCACCAAACGCATCATTTTGTTTGGCACCCTGCTTGGCCTGTTCCTCGCCGCCCTTGACCAGACCATCGTGAGCACCGCGCTGCCCAAAGTCATCGCGGACCTTCAGGGCATCGACCTGTACTCCTGGGTGACGACCGCGTACCTGCTCACCAGCACCGCCATGGTGCCCATCTACGGGAAGCTCAGCGACATCTACGGCCGCAAACCCATCCTGCTGGTCGGCATCACCGTCTTCCTGCTCGGCAGCGTCCTGTGCGGCGCGGCCGGCGAGGCGTTCCTCGGCAACCTCTTCGGCGGCGGCATGATGCAGCTCATCGTGTTCCGCGGCGTGCAGGGCCTCGGCGCCGCCGCGCTCACCAGCGTCGCCTTCTCGATCATCGCGGACATCTTCGCGCCCGCCGACCGCGCCAAGTACCAGGGCCTGTTCGGCGCCGTGTTCGGCCTGTCCAGCGTCATCGGGCCGCTGCTCGGCGGGTTCCTCACCGACAACATCAGCTGGCGCTGGGTGTTCTACGTCAACGTTCCCATTGGCCTGCTCGCCCTCGCGTTCATCGCCACGCGCATGCCGCGCCTCGCGAGCGGCCTGAAACCCAAGATCGACTACCTCGGCGCGCTCATGATCGTCGTGTTCAGCGTGCCGCTCCTGCTCGCCCTGACGCTCGGCGCCGACAAGACGTACGGCTGGGGCAACACGCTCGTGCTCGGCCTGTTCGCCCTGAGCGTCGCCGCGCTCATCGCGTTCCTGTTCGCTGAACGCCGCCACGAAAGCCCCATCATTCCCCTGACGCTGTTCCAGAACCCCACGTTCCGCTGGGGCGTCATCGCGCGCTTCATGATCGGCGCGGCGTTCCTCGGCGCGATCCTGTTCCTCAGCCTGTACCTCGTGCAGGTGCAGGGCGTGAGTGCCACCGCCGCCGGCACCGCCACCATTCCCCTCACGGTCGGCCTGATCATCGGCAGCGTCGTGTCCGGCCAGATCGCCTCGCGCATCGGGCATTACAAGCCGCTGATCCTCACGGGTCTTGTCGTCATGATCTTCGGCTTCTGGTGGCTGAGCACCCTCAGCGCCGACACCCCGTACGGCCTGGTGATCGTCCGCATGATCATCCTGGGCCTCGGTATCGGTCCCGCCCTGCCGCTGTACAACCTCGCGCTGCAGAACGCCGTGAAACCCTACGAGATCGGTGTGGCCACCAGCGCCGGGCAGTTCTTCCAGCAGATGGGCAGCACCATCGGCACCGCCGTGTTCGGCGCGCTCCTCACCGCGGGCCTCACCGCGAACCTCAGCACGCAGTTCCGCGCGCAGGCGCAGGGGCAACCCCAGGCGGTCGCGGACACGCTCGTGAAAGCCGCCGACAGCGTCAAGAACAGCACCGACAGCGCCAGCCAGGAGCGCGGCCAGACGCCCAAGACGACCGCGCAGATCAAGGCGGACTTCGACGCGCTGCGCGCCAACGTCACCAAAGCCATCCGCGACAACGACCCGAAAGCCATCGCCGCACTCAAGGCCAACAAGGACCTGCCGGCCAGCATGACCAGCCGCCTGGGCGGCCCCAGCATCGCCGATCAGGTGCGCAGCGGCTTCCAGCAGACGTACGCGACCATCGCGGGGGCCGTGAACAGCGGCAACGCGCAGGCCCTCGCCGGCGTCGCCGCGAACCCGCAACTGCCAGCGGAACTGCGTACCCGCCTGAGCCAGATTCCGCCGCAGGCGCTGCGGAGTCCGCAGGCGCGCGCGCAGATCCTGAGCGGCATCCAGCAGGGCCTGAACGCCGCGCAGGGCCAGGCGACGCAGGCTGCGACGGACGCCGCCCTCAAGAGCGCGCTGCAGGGCGTCGACACCGGCGAGAAGGTCACGCTTGCCGTGGCGCGCGCCAGCAAGGTGGCGTTCGCGGACACCATCGCCAGCATCTACCGCGCGGCGATTCTGGTGGCGGTCCTCGCGCTGCTCGCGACGCTGATGATGCCGAACCTGCGCCTCGAAACGCGCAGCCCGGGTGAGCGCCGCGCGCCCGCCCACGTGGAAATCTGACCTGCTCTGCCAGGACGGTCTGAGCCCCGAACTTCAGGCTACACCGTGGGCCGCTGGGAATACCCGGCGGCCCATGGCCTTGCGCCGCTCAACAAACCCAGCGCGCTCAGGAGCGGTGGAACAACCTGCATAGCGTGGCTGGGGGAGACGGCGTTGAGCTATGTACTGAGGAACTGCTGGGGCGCCGACGGTCAGCCGCAGCCCTGCTGACTTTCGCCGCGTGGCCCCACCCGGCCCCTGTAACATGAGCTGATGATGAAAAAAGCATTACTGATCTTAAGCCCCCTCCTCGGCACCGCCACGGCCGCCGCCACCCCCAGCGCGCCCCTGCAGTACCAGACCGGCACCATCAACATCCTCGCCGGCAAAGCCACCATCCAGGCCGACCCCACCCTCCGCTACCTCGACGCCACCAGCGCCCGCCACGTCATCGTGGACCTCTGGGGCAACCCGCCCAGCGCCGCCGAGGACGTCGTCGGCATGCTCATCCCCGGCACCGCCGGGCCCGACACTCAGGCCGGCTGGGGCGTCGTCCTCACGGAAAGCCTCGACGGGCACGTCAGCGACAACGACGCCAGCCGCATCAACTACACCAACCTCCTGCACGACATGCAATCCGGCGAAGCCGACGACAACGCCGAACGCGAGAAAGCCGGGTACGAGGCCGTGCGCCTGCTCGGCTGGGCCGAACAGCCCACCTACGACGCCGCGCAGCACAAGATGATCTGGGCGCGCGAAATCGCGTTCGGCGACGCCAAAGCCGACGAGCACACCCTGAACTACGCCGTGCGTGTCCTGGGCCGCGACAGCATCCTCGAACTGAACGCTGTCGCCGGCATGAACCAGCTGCCGCTCGTGAAGACCGGCATGCAGAACGTCCTGCAGAAGGTCAGCTTCACGCCCGGCCACCGCTACGAGGACTACAACGCCAGCACCGACAAGCTCGCCGCGTACGGCCTCGCCGGCCTCGTCGCGGGCGGCGTCGCCGCGAAGAAGTTCGGCCTGCTCGCCCTGCTGCTCGTCCTCCTCAAGAAAGGCTGGGTGCTTCTGCTGGCCGTGCCCGCGGCCCTCTCGCGCCTGTTCGGCCGCAGCAAGACCGCCTGAACCCAGCCGAATGAACTGCGCCCCGGGTATCCCCCGGGGCGCAGTTCATTCGGGCACGACCGCGAGGGCCCGCAACCGCACGTAATCACTCACCCACGCCGACCCGTCCCACAGGCGCGGCCGAGCGAACGCCTCCGCCTCCCGCAGCACCGCCGCGTGCGCGTCCGCAGCGAGGGGCGCCAGCCACGCCTGACCGAAACTCTCCAGCCACACCCGGAAGCCGTCCTCACCGTCCAGCCGCGAGGGCCGCTCGAACAGCAGCGTGCGCTCTACCCGGAAGCCCGCGCCCTCCAGCAGCGCGCACAACTCCGCCGTGGACGGGAACACCCACGGCGACGCCAGGTCCGGCAGCCCCAGCGTGCGGGTCGCGTGCGCCACCGCGTCCAGCGTCACCTGCACGTTCCCGGCGCCGCCCATCTCCAGCGCGAACCGCGCGCCCGGCCGCAGCGCCGCGCGGATACGCGCGAACGCCACGTCCAGCGGCCGCATCCAGTGCAGGGCCGCGTTGCTGAACGCCGCGTCGAACGGCGCCGGCACGCTCAGCACGTGCACGTCCTGCACCTCAAACGGCACGTCCGGGAATCGCGCGCGCGCCCCGTCGACCATCGCCGCAGACGCGTCCACGCCCAGCGTCTGCGCGCCGCTCCGCGCGATGCGCGCCGTCAGCTCCCCCGTCCCGCACCCCACGTCCAGCACCGCCTCGCCCGCGCGCGGCGCCAGCCACCCGTCCACCAGATCCGCGCTCGCCTCGAACACGAACGCATGCCGCGCACGGTACGTCCCTGCATCCCATTCCGTCATGTACCCTCCCGACCGGCCCCGGGTCGCCCCGCAGGCCCGCTCAGTCCAACGTTCGAAAGTCCCGCTGCGCCGCGCGCCACTGCAGCCGCACGGGCCGCAGGGTCAACGCCACATTCACGTTCGTTTTCGTGCACGCCGCGCGCGCGCCGTCTGGCACGACCGCCAGCGCCGTGAGCGTCGTGTCGAACCTGGACGGCACGTACTGCACGCCCAGCTTCACGCCTCGCAGGCACGCCGGCGCCCCCGACTTCGGCAGGAACGCCGACGGCGGCAGTGCCGGCACCACCTGCGCGTCCGCGACGGGCAGCGGCGCCTTCCCGGAACGCAGCAGTACGAACCGCGACCGTGCCGAGCACGTTCCCGCGCACCACTCGTCGTTCACGACCAGCAGTGCCTCGCCGGCGTTCCGGCGGTACAGTGCCGCGCGCTGCACGCCCACCGTGTCGCGCCCGTCCGGCAGGCGCAGCCCGCCGCGCAACTCCGCGTACGCGTGCTCGTCGTCGAACAGCGACGAGTTCAGCAGCGGCACCGCCGTATCCCAGGGCACGTCCTGCCGCCGTAGCGTCGCGAGCGGCGACGCGTCCCACGCCGCAGGCGACCACGCGTCGTACTGTGCCCGCAACGCCGCCCGGATGCCGCCCGCGGCGGGCGCGGCCAGCACCACGGCCGAGCCGAGGGCCAGCAGCGTCACCGCGCGCAGCAGCAGCATGTCCGGCCATTCTAGCGGGCGGCGCGGCGTGGTCCAGCCGCGCCGCGCCTCACACCAGCACGGCTCCGCGGCTGCCGCTCGTCACGAGGCGCGCGTACCGCTTCAGCCACTTCCCGGGAATCGGCTTCACGACCGGCACCCAGCCTTCACGGCGCGCGTCGAGCTCCTCGGCGCTCACGAGCAGTTCGAGCTGACCGGCGTCCATGTCCACGCGGATGCGGTCCCCGTTGCGCACGAACGCGATGGGGCCGCCCGCGCTCGCTTCCGGGCTGATGTGCCCGATGCTGCCGCCGCGCGTCGCGCCGCTGAAGCGCCCGTCCGTGAGCAGCAGCACCGACTCGCCCAGGCCCATCCCGGCGATGTTCGCGGTGGGGGAGAGCATCTCCTGCATGCCCGGCCCGCCCTGCGGCCCCTCGTACCGGATCACCACGACGTGCCCGGCGCGCACCTGGCCGCCCAGGATGCCCTCGTTCGCGGCTTCCATGCTGTCGAACACGATCGCTTCGCCCTCGAACTGCCGCATGCTCGGCACCACCCCGGCGTACTTGATGACGCCCCCTTCCGGTGCGAGGTTCCCGAACAGCAGCCGCAGGCCGCCCGTGCGGCTGTACGCGTTGTCCCACGTGCGGACGACCTGACCGTCCGCGTCGGGCGCGTCCGCGACGTTGTCCTCCAGCACCTGGCCGGTGGCGGTCATGCAGCCGCGGTGCATGATGCCCTCGTGCTCGAACAGCGCCTTGATGATCACGCTCACGCCGCCGACCTCATCGAGGTCCTGCATGTGGAAGTTGCTCATGGGCGCGAGCTTGCAGAGGTTCGGCACGCGGTCGGACACCTCGTTCAGGCGCGACAGCGGGTACTCCACGCCGATCTCGTGCGCGATCGCGAGGGTGTGCAGCACGGTGTTGGTGCTGCCGCCCATCGCCATGTCGAGCGCGAACGCGTTGTCGATCGCCTCGGCCGTGACGATCTGACGCGGCGTGATGCCCCGCTCGAGCAGCACCATCACCTGTTTCGCCGCCGCGCGCGCGAGCTCGTGGCGGCGCGGGTCGGTGGCCGGGATGGTGCCGTTGCCGGGCAGGGCCATGCCGAGCGCCTCGCACAGGCAGTTCATGCTGTTCGCCGTGAACATGCCCGAGCAGCTCCCGCACGTCGGGCAGGCGTTCTGCTCCATGTCCGTGAGGGTCTCCATGTCGAGCTTCCCGGCCTGGTACGCGCCGACCGCCTCGAACATCTTCGTGAGGTCCAGGCGCTCGCCGGTCTTGCTGAGGCCGCGCATCATCGGCCCGCCCGAGATGAAGATGGTCGGGATGTCGCAGCGCATGGCGCCCATCAGCATGCCCGGCACGATCTTGTCGCAGTTCGGGATGCAGATCATCGCGTCGAACTGGTGCGCTTCCACGACCGTCTCGACCGCGTCCGCGATCAGTTCGCGGCTGGGCAGGCTGTACTTCATGCCGGTGTGCCCCATGGCGATGCCGTCGTCCACGCCGATGGTGTTGAACTCGAACGGCACGCCGCCCGCCGCGCGCACCGCTTCCTTCACGATCCGCCCGAACTCCTGCAGGTGCACGTGCCCGGGGATGATGTCGATGTAGCTGTTGCAGATCGCGATGAAGGGCTTCCCGAAGTCACTTTCGCGCTCGATGACGCCCGTGGCGCGCAGGAGGCTGCGGTGCGGCGCGCGCTCGAACCCTTCCTTGATGGTGCTGGACCGCTGCTTGAGTTGCGGTTTGTCCTTGATGGTCATGCTGTGCCCTCCTGGCGGTGATTGCTTCTGAATGTAGATGGTGCGTGGCGGCGCGCGCGATGGAACACTACACAAGCGGGCGCGCGCGCTAACGTGCAGGTATGCCGACGCCGCTCGTGTTCGTGTACAACGCCGACAGCGGCGTCCTGAACGGCCTCAGGGACCTGTGGGTCAAGACGGTCGCGCCCGAACGGTACGACTGCCCGTTGTGCGCCGTTACGTACGGACCGCTGGGCATGCACCGCCGCTGGCGCGACTTCACGTGCGCACTGCGCCGCGACGTGACGTTCCTGCACCGCGATGAACTCCGGGCGCAGTACGGCCTGAGCGGCGTGCCCCTGCCGTGCGCGTTCGAGCTCACGCCCGGCGGCCCGCGCGTGTGGCTGAGCGCCGAGCAGCTCCGCGCCGCCCGCACCACCGACGACCTGATGGCGCTCGTCCGGGCACGCGCCGAGCAGGACCGTTGAGATTCGCGTGCGCGCACGCCGGGCGTATGCCACGCTGACCGCATGCGCCTCCCCCTTGCCGCCCTCGCGCTGCTGACCCTGACGGCGTGCGCGCCGGACCGCGCCGTCATTCACCGCGAGGTGCCCACCACGAGCGAACTGGCCGCCATTCTCGGCAACGTCCAGACGCTCGCGGTGCGCCCGCCGCCCGGCGCGCGCAGCGTCCTGCTCAGCAGTGGCATCGGCGGTCCTCTGAAGGACGCCGACCTGCCGGGCGGCGCGCTGCGCGTCACGGTGGGCGTCAGCGGCCTCGACTGCCCGGACGGCGGGCGGAACGTCAGGGTGGTCGGCCCGTTCGGCTCCTCGGGCACCTGCGTGCCCATGACGCCGAGTTTCGGCCTGCAGCCGCTCCACGACGGACGAACCACCCCGCTGCCCCTGAACCGCTGGGTGCCCATGGCGGCGCTGCAGCCCACAGTCGCCCGGGGCCTCGGCGTCGTGAGCGACCCTGACCCCGCCCACTGGCACCTCGTGAGCGTGTACTTCAGCGACGCGCCGAACATCCACGCGGACGCGGTGCCCGACGCGTCCACCGCCGCGCAGACGCTCAAGTGACCTCATGACGCGCCCCGCAGGCGCCGGAACTTCTCCAGGCGCGGCGGCACGAGGCGCGCCAGCAGGTCCACGAGGTCCGCGTCCATGAAGTCGTATTTGTCCGGAATGCCGAGCGTGACGAGGCGGTCATCCGGGAGGACCCCGCGGAAGCGCGCGCGGATCAGGTCCCGGTGGCGC encodes:
- a CDS encoding MarR family winged helix-turn-helix transcriptional regulator, which produces MEVPDTPEPHTPDPAQQLGQAMRRLHRIISTNVLSTMQDELHDSDVGFTQMTAMHHLRAHAPLSVTQLAERTRLSVPATSHLVEKMVQRGHAERRENPENRREKLVALTRTGEHLVTRMDDAFIGTYTRVFGAAHPDTLQRATDAITALIHEVVPDAPLCAPQENA
- a CDS encoding DHA2 family efflux MFS transporter permease subunit → MTHPAPERINYAETLDFPTKRIILFGTLLGLFLAALDQTIVSTALPKVIADLQGIDLYSWVTTAYLLTSTAMVPIYGKLSDIYGRKPILLVGITVFLLGSVLCGAAGEAFLGNLFGGGMMQLIVFRGVQGLGAAALTSVAFSIIADIFAPADRAKYQGLFGAVFGLSSVIGPLLGGFLTDNISWRWVFYVNVPIGLLALAFIATRMPRLASGLKPKIDYLGALMIVVFSVPLLLALTLGADKTYGWGNTLVLGLFALSVAALIAFLFAERRHESPIIPLTLFQNPTFRWGVIARFMIGAAFLGAILFLSLYLVQVQGVSATAAGTATIPLTVGLIIGSVVSGQIASRIGHYKPLILTGLVVMIFGFWWLSTLSADTPYGLVIVRMIILGLGIGPALPLYNLALQNAVKPYEIGVATSAGQFFQQMGSTIGTAVFGALLTAGLTANLSTQFRAQAQGQPQAVADTLVKAADSVKNSTDSASQERGQTPKTTAQIKADFDALRANVTKAIRDNDPKAIAALKANKDLPASMTSRLGGPSIADQVRSGFQQTYATIAGAVNSGNAQALAGVAANPQLPAELRTRLSQIPPQALRSPQARAQILSGIQQGLNAAQGQATQAATDAALKSALQGVDTGEKVTLAVARASKVAFADTIASIYRAAILVAVLALLATLMMPNLRLETRSPGERRAPAHVEI
- a CDS encoding DUF2167 domain-containing protein, which codes for MKKALLILSPLLGTATAAATPSAPLQYQTGTINILAGKATIQADPTLRYLDATSARHVIVDLWGNPPSAAEDVVGMLIPGTAGPDTQAGWGVVLTESLDGHVSDNDASRINYTNLLHDMQSGEADDNAEREKAGYEAVRLLGWAEQPTYDAAQHKMIWAREIAFGDAKADEHTLNYAVRVLGRDSILELNAVAGMNQLPLVKTGMQNVLQKVSFTPGHRYEDYNASTDKLAAYGLAGLVAGGVAAKKFGLLALLLVLLKKGWVLLLAVPAALSRLFGRSKTA
- a CDS encoding class I SAM-dependent methyltransferase — protein: MTEWDAGTYRARHAFVFEASADLVDGWLAPRAGEAVLDVGCGTGELTARIARSGAQTLGVDASAAMVDGARARFPDVPFEVQDVHVLSVPAPFDAAFSNAALHWMRPLDVAFARIRAALRPGARFALEMGGAGNVQVTLDAVAHATRTLGLPDLASPWVFPSTAELCALLEGAGFRVERTLLFERPSRLDGEDGFRVWLESFGQAWLAPLAADAHAAVLREAEAFARPRLWDGSAWVSDYVRLRALAVVPE
- the ilvD gene encoding dihydroxy-acid dehydratase; amino-acid sequence: MTIKDKPQLKQRSSTIKEGFERAPHRSLLRATGVIERESDFGKPFIAICNSYIDIIPGHVHLQEFGRIVKEAVRAAGGVPFEFNTIGVDDGIAMGHTGMKYSLPSRELIADAVETVVEAHQFDAMICIPNCDKIVPGMLMGAMRCDIPTIFISGGPMMRGLSKTGERLDLTKMFEAVGAYQAGKLDMETLTDMEQNACPTCGSCSGMFTANSMNCLCEALGMALPGNGTIPATDPRRHELARAAAKQVMVLLERGITPRQIVTAEAIDNAFALDMAMGGSTNTVLHTLAIAHEIGVEYPLSRLNEVSDRVPNLCKLAPMSNFHMQDLDEVGGVSVIIKALFEHEGIMHRGCMTATGQVLEDNVADAPDADGQVVRTWDNAYSRTGGLRLLFGNLAPEGGVIKYAGVVPSMRQFEGEAIVFDSMEAANEGILGGQVRAGHVVVIRYEGPQGGPGMQEMLSPTANIAGMGLGESVLLLTDGRFSGATRGGSIGHISPEASAGGPIAFVRNGDRIRVDMDAGQLELLVSAEELDARREGWVPVVKPIPGKWLKRYARLVTSGSRGAVLV